From one Gammaproteobacteria bacterium genomic stretch:
- a CDS encoding cytochrome D1 produces the protein MSKFAHAAGLLSMAVVLTISAQSLASDNGPVKDQFTKKGVNIDFEMEPLQANTRLMEGESARVRFRLSSSSNGDPVKGVTPGVWMDMGQLIQGKKGQQKSCKEKIALYLKGVVGIRPMLDLNSYFVLVMNTEPSISVVDPLVSMVGQTSTLTSIRLKGVPSDWVKSKDDKRLYVSMPGTDMVALVDTDNFKVSTNINAGSNPTRVILQPDERYLWVGNDGDGKTSGVTVIDTQSNKPVKTLHTGSGHHQIVFSGDSRYAFVSNRNNGSVTVIDSQTLKTVKTIKTGPLPIAMAYSSLADVVYVSDGKSGEVAVIDPNSLKMKQHIQLKPGLGPIKFSQDGRWAMVVNPSAETLHIIDAANARAAHHVDVPGKPYQVTFSRAFAYVRALESERVTMINLSSLADRDHPIVQGFAAGSKAPALAGRLPLADSMMAATTEAALFVVNPTDNTTYFYMEGMNAPSSNYKVRGSQARAVTVIDRSLKEIQPGLYETVVKLPASGRYDVAFQLETPNVLHCFSAEVVENPAIEKHRVALGIEFLSNRRTVQTGETLPLRFRLQDAKSGKPKSGLKDVTVLMFRAPGSERVELVATHKGDGVYEVMLPIRTAGAYYMHVSSRSSDVNYNDLPYFSVIARPAKTAGKQSAVTVPHLAQVSSDAGSR, from the coding sequence ATGTCCAAGTTTGCGCATGCTGCCGGCTTGCTGAGTATGGCAGTGGTGCTGACCATCTCTGCTCAGTCCTTGGCATCTGACAACGGTCCTGTTAAAGACCAGTTTACCAAGAAAGGCGTCAATATCGATTTTGAAATGGAGCCGTTACAAGCCAACACCCGGCTTATGGAGGGTGAGTCCGCCCGGGTGCGATTCCGTTTAAGTAGTAGCAGTAACGGCGATCCGGTGAAAGGTGTCACCCCAGGCGTGTGGATGGATATGGGTCAGCTCATACAGGGTAAGAAAGGCCAGCAAAAATCCTGCAAGGAAAAAATCGCGCTGTATTTAAAGGGCGTTGTGGGCATTCGCCCCATGTTGGATTTAAACAGTTACTTTGTGTTGGTGATGAATACCGAACCCAGCATTTCCGTGGTGGACCCTTTGGTTTCCATGGTAGGACAAACCAGCACCTTGACCAGCATTCGTTTGAAAGGCGTGCCCTCGGATTGGGTAAAATCCAAAGATGATAAACGTTTGTACGTGAGTATGCCCGGTACGGATATGGTGGCTTTGGTGGACACGGACAATTTCAAAGTGAGCACCAATATCAACGCCGGCTCGAATCCTACCCGCGTTATATTACAACCCGACGAGCGCTATTTGTGGGTGGGAAATGACGGTGATGGCAAAACCAGCGGCGTCACAGTGATCGATACACAGAGTAATAAACCGGTTAAAACCCTGCATACAGGCAGCGGTCACCATCAAATCGTTTTTTCCGGGGACAGCCGCTATGCTTTCGTCAGTAATCGCAACAACGGCTCAGTAACGGTTATCGACAGCCAGACCCTGAAAACGGTTAAAACCATAAAAACCGGTCCTTTACCCATTGCCATGGCCTACTCCTCTTTGGCTGATGTGGTGTATGTCTCCGACGGCAAATCGGGAGAGGTGGCGGTGATCGATCCCAACTCCCTGAAGATGAAACAGCACATCCAACTGAAGCCGGGGCTGGGGCCGATTAAGTTTTCTCAGGACGGGCGTTGGGCGATGGTGGTGAATCCTTCAGCGGAAACACTACACATTATTGATGCGGCCAATGCCCGAGCGGCACATCATGTGGACGTGCCGGGTAAGCCCTATCAAGTAACGTTCAGTCGCGCCTTCGCCTATGTGCGGGCTTTGGAAAGTGAACGGGTAACCATGATTAATCTAAGCAGTTTAGCGGACCGGGATCATCCCATTGTCCAGGGTTTCGCTGCCGGTTCCAAAGCGCCGGCTTTGGCAGGGCGGTTACCTCTGGCGGATTCTATGATGGCAGCTACTACCGAAGCGGCTTTGTTTGTAGTGAATCCTACTGACAATACCACTTACTTCTATATGGAGGGCATGAACGCGCCGTCCAGTAACTACAAGGTGCGTGGTTCGCAAGCGCGAGCGGTTACGGTGATCGACCGAAGCTTGAAAGAGATACAACCGGGTCTGTATGAAACAGTGGTTAAACTGCCGGCATCCGGCCGCTACGATGTGGCCTTTCAATTGGAAACACCCAATGTGTTGCATTGTTTTTCCGCCGAGGTGGTGGAAAACCCGGCTATAGAAAAACATCGAGTGGCCTTGGGAATTGAGTTTTTGTCAAACCGCCGAACGGTTCAAACCGGCGAAACTTTGCCCTTACGTTTCCGCTTGCAGGATGCCAAGTCCGGTAAACCCAAATCCGGTTTGAAGGATGTGACAGTGCTCATGTTCCGCGCTCCCGGTTCTGAGCGTGTCGAGTTGGTTGCAACACACAAGGGTGATGGAGTCTATGAGGTGATGCTGCCCATTCGCACCGCCGGTGCGTATTATATGCATGTGTCCAGTCGTTCCAGTGATGTCAATTACAATGATCTCCCGTATTTTTCAGTGATTGCTCGTCCGGCTAAAACCGCGGGTAAGCAATCGGCTGTAACGGTACCGCATTTGGCTCAAGTAAGTTCAGACGCAGGGAGTCGGTGA
- a CDS encoding peptidylprolyl isomerase, which yields MALKIFRNLVSLGLAVSLLASTSVSADSALGLAAKVNGVAISAALLERSFEEYLRDNNINVASIRYPKRLKEFKKEVLDLLIDAELLWQEANKTDTVVTDSEVETAVARVRQQFKSDDDFARKISAEGYTKESYFHHVKRMVTARSYLDRIRQQAQEPTQEQVHQFYVDNPEKFNMPPLVRARHILLQTNATMDEKQLQQIKAKATELADKIRKGADFAALAREHSQDKSAAQGGDLGYFPRGQMVKPFEDAVFALKPGQVSDVVKTRYGLHIVKLEETRDAAKVSEADATDQIRAFLGAQNLRLQEQKEIQRLRGQAQIEVYTVL from the coding sequence ATGGCCTTGAAGATTTTCCGCAACTTAGTATCTCTAGGGTTGGCGGTCTCGCTTTTGGCGTCAACAAGCGTATCTGCCGATTCCGCGCTGGGGCTCGCGGCTAAGGTCAATGGTGTGGCTATTAGCGCGGCGTTGTTGGAGCGTAGTTTCGAGGAATACTTGCGGGACAATAACATTAACGTCGCTTCGATTCGCTATCCAAAACGTCTTAAAGAGTTTAAAAAAGAAGTGTTGGATTTGCTCATTGATGCTGAATTGCTGTGGCAGGAGGCCAACAAGACCGATACGGTGGTTACCGACTCGGAGGTAGAAACAGCGGTGGCGCGAGTAAGACAGCAGTTTAAGTCCGATGATGATTTTGCCCGTAAGATATCTGCAGAAGGTTATACCAAGGAAAGCTATTTTCACCATGTCAAACGAATGGTTACGGCACGAAGTTATCTGGATCGCATTCGCCAACAGGCTCAGGAACCGACTCAGGAGCAGGTGCATCAGTTTTACGTGGATAATCCGGAAAAATTTAATATGCCACCCCTGGTCAGGGCTCGACATATATTGCTGCAAACCAATGCAACCATGGATGAAAAGCAATTGCAGCAAATAAAAGCCAAGGCGACGGAACTGGCTGACAAAATCCGCAAGGGTGCCGATTTTGCTGCTTTGGCGCGGGAGCACAGTCAGGATAAAAGTGCTGCACAAGGTGGTGATTTGGGCTACTTCCCTCGCGGACAAATGGTGAAACCATTCGAAGATGCTGTATTTGCGTTGAAACCGGGGCAGGTGAGCGATGTAGTGAAGACGCGCTATGGCTTGCACATTGTTAAGCTGGAGGAGACGCGAGACGCGGCCAAAGTCAGCGAAGCAGATGCGACGGATCAAATTCGTGCATTTCTCGGTGCGCAAAATCTTCGTTTGCAGGAGCAAAAGGAAATTCAGCGATTACGCGGACAAGCACAAATCGAGGTCTATACCGTTTTATGA
- a CDS encoding SCO family protein yields the protein MKWQSFIFLTVSLLPSTTLFSAEGDHAAHENHSHQHHKSQLQKTPEPLMGESIELPVTQLLTQENQSVMFPQEVLADRLVVMDFVYTTCTTVCPVLSAIMIQVQDKLASRVGQDVSLISLTVDPIRDTPQRLAAYSKKLSAGSGWTWLTGDKNNVDRVLISLGAYTPNFQDHPSMVIVGDPVSGQWQRFFGFPNPDEIVAAVNRLNAKRKLSHRHE from the coding sequence ATGAAATGGCAGAGTTTTATATTCTTGACGGTGAGTTTGCTGCCCTCGACGACACTATTTTCTGCTGAGGGTGATCATGCGGCGCATGAAAATCACAGCCATCAACACCATAAGAGTCAGCTACAAAAAACACCTGAGCCGTTGATGGGGGAGTCTATCGAGCTTCCGGTTACCCAGCTGCTGACCCAGGAAAACCAAAGTGTCATGTTCCCGCAGGAGGTGTTGGCGGATCGTTTGGTGGTCATGGATTTTGTTTATACCACGTGCACCACCGTGTGCCCGGTTCTATCCGCTATTATGATCCAGGTGCAGGATAAACTGGCATCACGGGTGGGGCAGGACGTGTCGTTGATTTCACTGACGGTGGACCCGATTCGAGATACGCCGCAACGCCTGGCGGCTTATAGTAAAAAACTCAGCGCGGGGTCAGGGTGGACCTGGCTCACCGGCGACAAAAATAATGTTGATAGGGTGTTAATAAGTTTGGGTGCCTACACCCCGAATTTTCAGGATCATCCCTCCATGGTTATTGTAGGCGACCCGGTATCAGGGCAATGGCAACGGTTTTTTGGTTTTCCTAACCCCGATGAAATTGTTGCCGCCGTCAATCGATTGAACGCCAAGCGTAAATTGAGTCACCGACACGAGTGA
- a CDS encoding SCO family protein has translation MTQTRIYTSALLLVLSVVPTLSAHEGEKHQAAPAAPISEFSAQSLQEANRIQVQKVIPPAAEVERARSYFTDMTLTTHTGERVKFYSDMLHGKVVLLNVMYTRCKDACPLVTQHLSKVKAQLGPLFGKEVFFVSISNDPGRDTPEALQQFAKKHQADHPGWTFLTGNAEMVKQVVSKFGLYPDDIEAHNPLLLAGNTRTRHWSKIIPNTPVPTIAMKLRNLLREG, from the coding sequence ATGACACAGACACGAATTTATACATCTGCATTGTTGCTGGTTTTGTCGGTGGTTCCGACTTTAAGTGCTCACGAAGGCGAAAAGCATCAGGCTGCGCCGGCGGCTCCTATCAGTGAGTTTTCCGCCCAATCATTGCAAGAAGCTAATCGCATTCAAGTTCAAAAGGTAATACCGCCGGCAGCGGAAGTGGAGCGCGCCCGCAGCTATTTTACCGATATGACTTTAACTACCCATACCGGCGAGCGGGTGAAATTCTACAGTGATATGTTGCACGGTAAAGTGGTTCTGCTCAATGTGATGTACACCCGTTGCAAAGATGCTTGCCCGTTGGTGACCCAGCACCTGTCCAAAGTCAAAGCCCAGTTGGGACCTTTGTTTGGTAAGGAAGTCTTTTTTGTGTCCATCAGTAACGATCCCGGCCGTGACACACCGGAGGCGTTGCAGCAATTTGCAAAAAAACACCAAGCAGATCATCCCGGTTGGACATTCTTAACCGGGAATGCGGAGATGGTGAAACAAGTGGTTTCCAAGTTTGGCTTATATCCTGACGACATCGAAGCGCACAATCCGCTGTTGCTGGCGGGGAATACTCGAACCCGACATTGGTCCAAAATCATTCCCAATACGCCGGTTCCCACCATTGCCATGAAGCTTCGGAATCTACTCCGCGAAGGTTAA
- a CDS encoding ABC transporter substrate-binding protein — protein MSKQLAQCVIFLGTWGALAVLHPCAALELSVLEAQGKQIYTKGTSPFGNDISAKVGATSVSLPASTMPCNSCHGRDGLGRPEGGVIPANIQWANLSKSYGGQSASGRRFPQYTSEFFFRAVTRGLDPGGNRLDSTMPRYGLQKNDADALLAYLKRIQDESDPGVSRDNITLGTVLPKGPGVSALAEAIESVLRAYVADVNKNGGLFGRKLVLRIAYADSQQDVLTKVEQMLSSEQVFALLNPFSATVDEELSLLAESYATPVIAPYTNKPQISGRRHTFYLFGGMSTQSRALVSQAQKRFGAKAVAVMFAQTKTPQPNLQQALAPAGAASLQLPYDPASPMPDGAAKTLQQGRISAVVFLGAEPHLRQFLQSAEKLAWFPHMYVPGATVGASVLAAPLGFDAKIHLAYPFLISGHDPENTQVFAGFYQRHKLNRNHLNAKIRAYAACALTVEALKRSGKRVGRESFIDALEHMGEFKTGMLPPLSFGPGKRVGAHGIYLLQADLAQKMLRPEADWIQLR, from the coding sequence ATGTCAAAGCAACTGGCTCAATGCGTTATTTTTCTGGGTACTTGGGGTGCTCTGGCCGTGTTGCATCCTTGCGCCGCTTTAGAATTGAGTGTGCTGGAGGCGCAGGGCAAACAAATTTATACCAAAGGCACCAGTCCCTTTGGCAATGACATCAGTGCTAAAGTGGGTGCGACCTCTGTATCACTGCCCGCATCGACCATGCCTTGCAACAGTTGCCACGGGCGTGATGGACTGGGTCGCCCGGAAGGTGGGGTGATTCCTGCCAATATACAGTGGGCCAATCTCAGCAAATCCTATGGTGGCCAGTCGGCATCGGGTCGACGTTTTCCACAATACACCAGTGAGTTTTTCTTTAGAGCAGTGACCCGCGGACTTGATCCGGGTGGTAACCGTCTGGATAGCACCATGCCGCGCTATGGTCTGCAAAAGAATGATGCGGACGCCCTGTTGGCCTATCTAAAGCGTATTCAGGATGAATCGGATCCGGGAGTGAGCCGCGACAATATTACACTGGGGACTGTGTTGCCAAAGGGACCGGGTGTGAGCGCTTTGGCAGAGGCGATAGAATCTGTGTTGCGTGCTTATGTGGCGGATGTAAACAAAAACGGCGGCCTGTTTGGTCGCAAACTGGTGCTGCGAATTGCTTATGCGGATTCGCAACAGGATGTGTTAACCAAGGTAGAGCAAATGTTGAGTTCGGAACAGGTGTTCGCCCTGCTCAATCCGTTTTCTGCGACAGTGGACGAGGAGTTGTCCCTGTTAGCGGAGTCCTACGCCACACCGGTGATTGCCCCCTATACCAATAAGCCGCAAATCAGTGGTCGGCGTCACACCTTTTATCTTTTCGGCGGTATGAGCACACAAAGTCGAGCGTTGGTATCGCAAGCGCAAAAACGCTTTGGAGCGAAGGCCGTTGCGGTGATGTTTGCGCAAACAAAAACACCGCAGCCGAATTTACAACAAGCTTTAGCGCCGGCAGGGGCTGCATCGTTGCAGTTGCCATATGATCCTGCGAGCCCTATGCCCGACGGCGCGGCCAAAACTTTACAGCAAGGCCGTATTTCTGCTGTGGTGTTTTTGGGCGCGGAGCCGCACTTGCGTCAATTTCTGCAAAGTGCGGAAAAATTGGCCTGGTTTCCCCATATGTATGTGCCTGGAGCTACGGTTGGTGCATCGGTGCTGGCGGCACCGCTGGGGTTTGATGCCAAGATCCATCTGGCATATCCCTTTCTTATCAGTGGGCATGATCCGGAAAACACGCAGGTATTCGCCGGATTTTACCAGCGTCATAAACTCAACCGTAACCATCTCAATGCAAAAATACGCGCCTATGCCGCTTGTGCTTTGACGGTGGAAGCGTTAAAGCGCAGCGGTAAACGAGTTGGGCGGGAATCTTTTATAGATGCTCTGGAGCATATGGGGGAGTTTAAAACCGGGATGTTGCCACCCTTGAGCTTTGGTCCGGGTAAGCGTGTGGGGGCCCACGGTATCTACCTGCTTCAGGCGGATTTGGCTCAAAAGATGTTGCGTCCCGAGGCGGATTGGATTCAACTGAGGTAG
- a CDS encoding GNAT family N-acetyltransferase, translating into MTPRLSNLSSKLKLRNAQLSDVEQIADLSERVYAGTGMHGYPEGALTGQINNFAQGQFIISVDDKVVAYCATFRIGENVGLKPHHWAEITGNGYASRHDPNGDWLYGMEVCVDPEYRGYRLGQRLYNERKKLCQSLGLKGIVFAGRLPTLARRLKKYGSVDSYIEAIKNKKARDPVLSFQLHNGFEIIGIINNYLAADVESKGYGVHLVWRNPKVPDTLSHANNKNYGGRLPDTIRVGTVQYKQRRVRSFEEFMEIAAYFVDVVADYKGDFVVFPELFTLQLLSIESQELSPSESIEALTKYTPRFKEAMRDMALRYNINIIGGSHPTRMDNGRVENISYIFLRDGSIHEQAKIHPTPNEVYWWNIEGGHTLKAIQTDCGPIGVLICYDSEFPELARHLTDQGIQILFVPFCTDERQSYLRVRYCCQARAVENQLYVVMSGNVGNLPNVANMDIQYAQSCILTPCDFPFARDGIAADTTPNVETVAIADLRPDTLTSARNSGTVKNLRDRRHDLYQIQWRGK; encoded by the coding sequence ATGACCCCCAGACTTTCCAACCTATCTTCAAAACTGAAACTGCGGAACGCCCAACTCAGTGATGTGGAGCAAATTGCAGACCTGTCCGAACGAGTCTACGCCGGTACCGGCATGCACGGTTACCCCGAAGGGGCCCTGACGGGGCAAATCAATAACTTTGCTCAAGGACAATTTATCATCAGCGTAGACGATAAAGTGGTGGCTTACTGCGCCACTTTTCGCATTGGGGAAAATGTCGGACTTAAACCCCATCACTGGGCGGAAATCACCGGCAATGGCTATGCGTCACGGCACGACCCTAATGGTGATTGGCTCTATGGAATGGAAGTGTGCGTAGACCCGGAATATCGCGGTTACCGACTGGGCCAACGCTTATACAATGAACGCAAGAAATTGTGCCAATCCCTGGGACTAAAAGGTATTGTTTTTGCCGGACGTCTGCCCACCCTGGCAAGGCGCCTTAAGAAATACGGCAGCGTAGACAGCTACATTGAAGCCATAAAAAACAAAAAAGCCCGTGATCCGGTATTGTCATTCCAGTTGCACAATGGTTTTGAGATTATCGGAATTATCAATAACTACCTGGCGGCGGACGTGGAATCCAAGGGCTATGGCGTTCATTTGGTCTGGCGTAACCCCAAAGTCCCCGACACCCTATCCCATGCCAACAACAAAAACTATGGCGGCCGTTTACCGGACACCATACGAGTAGGAACGGTTCAATACAAACAACGCCGGGTACGTTCCTTCGAGGAATTCATGGAAATTGCTGCGTATTTTGTCGATGTGGTAGCGGATTATAAAGGCGACTTTGTGGTCTTCCCGGAATTATTTACCCTGCAATTGCTTTCTATCGAAAGTCAGGAACTGTCACCGTCGGAGTCCATCGAAGCGTTAACCAAGTATACACCCCGTTTCAAAGAAGCCATGCGGGATATGGCGCTGCGCTACAATATAAATATCATTGGCGGTTCTCACCCCACCCGCATGGACAATGGCCGAGTGGAAAATATTTCTTACATTTTTTTGCGTGACGGATCCATTCACGAACAAGCCAAGATTCACCCCACACCCAACGAAGTTTACTGGTGGAATATTGAGGGCGGCCATACACTCAAAGCCATTCAAACCGATTGCGGCCCCATCGGGGTTTTGATCTGTTACGACTCAGAATTTCCCGAGCTGGCACGCCATCTTACCGACCAAGGGATACAGATTTTGTTTGTACCCTTTTGCACTGATGAGCGCCAAAGCTATTTGCGGGTACGCTATTGCTGTCAAGCCAGAGCGGTTGAAAACCAACTCTATGTGGTGATGTCAGGCAATGTGGGCAATCTGCCTAATGTGGCTAATATGGATATTCAATATGCCCAAAGCTGTATTCTTACTCCTTGTGATTTCCCTTTTGCCCGCGATGGTATAGCCGCAGACACTACGCCGAATGTGGAGACAGTAGCCATCGCCGACCTGCGACCCGACACCCTGACCAGCGCCCGAAACAGCGGCACGGTGAAAAATCTGCGCGATCGGCGCCATGACTTGTATCAGATACAGTGGCGCGGTAAATGA
- a CDS encoding cupin domain-containing protein, which produces MRPEKEILTAQKLPYFVGVSATTAGSRGLSMHLVVIPPGASAQPHSHRDFETAIYVLEGEVETRYGPGLSRRVVSKPGEFLFIPPGVPHQPFNLSLTQAARAVVARNDANEQENVVPYP; this is translated from the coding sequence GTGCGCCCGGAAAAGGAAATATTGACGGCACAAAAACTACCTTATTTTGTTGGGGTATCCGCTACTACAGCCGGTAGCCGAGGCTTGTCCATGCATCTGGTGGTCATACCTCCGGGTGCGTCGGCGCAACCACATTCACACCGTGATTTCGAAACTGCAATTTACGTTTTGGAGGGTGAGGTGGAAACTCGCTATGGACCCGGGCTGAGCCGACGTGTCGTGAGCAAACCGGGGGAGTTTTTGTTTATTCCGCCGGGAGTGCCGCATCAGCCCTTTAATTTAAGCTTAACCCAGGCTGCACGGGCGGTGGTGGCGCGCAATGATGCCAATGAGCAGGAAAATGTAGTGCCGTATCCCTAG
- a CDS encoding DMT family transporter, with the protein MNPVALGKTLSYTALALVAFAANSVLCRLALEQHHTDALSFTVIRLVSGAVTLGLLLRLGGGSLRRPSRRGWLAAALLFFYALSFSFAYLSLDTATGALILFGSVQITMLVKSIWEGELLNGQEWLGASLALFGFVYLVLPDLHTPSVSGFTLMTISGIAWGIYTAMGRNSREPFAETTCNFIAAIPLVVVITGLGFVFGGLSINQTGFLIALASGALASGVGYAIWYKVLPFLSSTQAAVSQLMVPILAASGGVLFLSESLSSRLVQSAVLLLGGLALIFIARRPAASP; encoded by the coding sequence GTGAATCCGGTAGCTCTGGGGAAAACCTTAAGTTATACCGCGCTGGCACTGGTGGCATTTGCGGCCAATTCGGTTTTGTGTCGTTTGGCCCTGGAACAGCACCATACCGATGCGCTGAGTTTTACCGTAATACGTTTGGTATCCGGCGCTGTAACTTTGGGGTTGTTGTTGCGTCTCGGTGGCGGCAGTCTCCGGCGCCCTTCACGCCGGGGGTGGCTTGCAGCGGCCTTGCTGTTTTTTTATGCTTTGAGTTTTTCCTTTGCCTACTTGAGTTTGGATACGGCAACCGGGGCTTTAATACTGTTTGGTTCGGTTCAGATTACCATGTTGGTGAAATCCATATGGGAGGGGGAACTGCTTAACGGCCAGGAATGGTTGGGAGCCAGTCTGGCTTTGTTTGGATTTGTGTATTTGGTGCTACCGGATTTACACACGCCTTCAGTTTCCGGCTTTACCCTGATGACGATATCAGGGATTGCCTGGGGGATTTATACTGCTATGGGCCGCAACAGTCGTGAGCCTTTCGCGGAGACGACATGCAATTTCATCGCGGCAATTCCTTTAGTTGTGGTGATTACAGGCTTGGGTTTTGTTTTCGGCGGGCTGTCCATTAATCAAACCGGCTTTCTGATTGCGTTGGCGTCGGGTGCGCTGGCATCGGGTGTAGGTTATGCCATTTGGTATAAGGTACTGCCGTTTCTAAGCAGTACCCAGGCTGCAGTCAGTCAATTAATGGTACCCATACTCGCGGCATCCGGGGGGGTATTGTTTTTATCTGAAAGTTTGTCATCGCGTTTAGTCCAGTCGGCGGTTTTGTTGCTGGGAGGATTGGCCCTTATCTTTATCGCGCGACGTCCTGCTGCAAGCCCGTAG
- a CDS encoding HIT family protein gives MLEFKLHSRLQQDCYLLEESSESLLLLMNNAHYPWFILVPKTDKTELYQLEQKMQTHLWEEINTLSHFLQDSMQMHKLNIAAIGNLVPQLHVHIVGRHPEDPAWPGVVWGHASIKRYDETQVQQFMARVRQYRQKAGKV, from the coding sequence TTGCTTGAATTTAAATTACACTCACGGTTACAGCAAGATTGCTATTTGCTTGAGGAGTCAAGCGAGAGCCTGCTATTGCTAATGAATAATGCCCATTATCCCTGGTTTATTTTGGTGCCAAAGACCGATAAAACCGAGCTGTATCAATTGGAGCAAAAAATGCAAACACACTTGTGGGAAGAAATAAATACCTTGTCGCATTTTTTGCAAGATTCAATGCAAATGCATAAGCTGAACATTGCCGCTATTGGTAATTTGGTCCCGCAATTACACGTCCATATCGTTGGCAGGCATCCTGAGGATCCTGCCTGGCCCGGTGTGGTATGGGGGCATGCCTCTATTAAACGCTATGATGAAACTCAGGTTCAGCAATTCATGGCGAGGGTACGGCAATATCGACAAAAGGCAGGGAAAGTTTAA
- a CDS encoding DUF2167 domain-containing protein has product MDKWLLLLLLFAPMGLCAENLSPSDTGNSDVSEEEKVVLWAKSVWDSLDRKTGVVELPNGVATLKVPDTFYYLNPSDAEKVLVEVWGNPPGSKTLGMLFPSMVTPFDNGAWAVTIEYEEDGYVSDEDADKLDYDELLAQMQDDAERASRERINQGYDSLELVGWAASPFYDKAEHKLFWAKELKFGSQAVNTLNYNIRILGRKGVLVLNFIAGMDQKAVIDKQLDTVLAMADFKPGQRYEEFNPELDKVAAYGIGALVAGNMLVKTGLLAAALMFFKKFGIFLVIGIGLLIPKLFRRKTV; this is encoded by the coding sequence ATGGATAAATGGCTCCTATTGCTCCTGTTGTTTGCCCCGATGGGATTGTGTGCAGAAAACCTATCTCCAAGTGATACGGGTAATTCTGATGTGAGCGAAGAAGAAAAAGTGGTTTTGTGGGCAAAATCGGTTTGGGATTCTTTGGATCGGAAAACCGGTGTGGTTGAGTTGCCCAATGGTGTGGCCACTTTGAAAGTGCCCGATACTTTTTACTATTTGAATCCAAGCGATGCCGAAAAGGTTCTGGTCGAGGTATGGGGTAATCCTCCCGGTTCCAAAACACTGGGAATGTTGTTTCCTTCTATGGTGACGCCTTTTGATAACGGTGCTTGGGCCGTTACCATAGAGTATGAGGAAGACGGTTATGTCTCTGATGAGGATGCGGATAAATTGGACTACGATGAATTGTTAGCCCAAATGCAAGACGATGCGGAACGGGCCAGTCGTGAACGAATCAATCAAGGTTATGATTCCCTGGAGTTGGTGGGGTGGGCCGCCAGCCCCTTTTACGATAAAGCAGAGCATAAATTGTTTTGGGCCAAAGAACTCAAGTTTGGTTCTCAAGCCGTAAATACTCTCAACTACAATATACGTATCCTGGGTCGTAAGGGCGTGTTGGTGCTCAATTTCATTGCCGGCATGGATCAAAAAGCCGTCATCGACAAGCAACTGGATACGGTCTTGGCTATGGCCGATTTCAAGCCGGGGCAACGTTATGAGGAATTTAACCCCGAACTCGATAAGGTGGCGGCTTACGGTATTGGTGCATTGGTGGCGGGTAATATGTTGGTCAAAACCGGATTGTTGGCCGCCGCTTTGATGTTCTTTAAAAAATTCGGAATTTTTCTAGTGATTGGGATCGGCCTGTTAATACCGAAGTTGTTCCGACGCAAAACAGTTTAA